In the genome of Paenibacillus pabuli, the window CGGCGAAAGGGCTGGACATTCTGTTCAAAGCCTGTGCCGAACTGAAAGCGCGGGGACATGATTATGTGCTTCATATTATTGGGGACGGACCGATCCGTCCAGACTTGGAAGAGTTGGCCCAGCGGCTGGGTATTTATAATGAGACTATTTTTTATGGTTACACGCTGCATCCTGAGGAATTCATGCCATTTTTTGATATCTTTGTACTTCCGTCGCGGGCGGAGGCGTTTGGATCTGTCTTCGCCGAAGCTGCGCTTAGCTGTCTTGCCCTTGTAGGTACAGACGTTGGCGGCATACCAGAGCAAATCGAGAACGGCAGCAACGGCTTACTGGTGCCTTCAGAAGATCCGTCTGCACTGGCAGAAGCGCTGGAAAAGGTGATGGTTGACCCGGCGTACCGTTATGAGCTCGCCCGTTCGGCATGTGAGAAGGCCAAAACCCATTACTCTTTGGGCAGATCAGTCAATGAACTGAAAAAAATGTATTTGCAATTTCCGAGCCAGTTCTAATTTCTGGAAAGGAAAAAGAAGGAAGCCACTGTGTAAACAGTGGCTTTTTTATGTTTAGGGATTCGAAGATTCGCAACAAAAAGATCCGCTGTTATAGGTGTTTGTTACGACCGCGAAAGCTTCCCCATTGATCCATTACTAATTTTGCAGCCCAGATCAGTGCCAAACTACCGAAAATGGGGTAAAGAATAGAGAGCAGTGAACTGAATCCAAACTGGCTGAGCGAATAACATAACATCATGATGGTCAGCATAATTAGTTTGGGATGTACGTGGACATGCTGTCTGAGCTGGAGGGTCATTCCATAGATATCGGCTACAAATGTACTGAAGATTTCCATAAAAATGAGGGATACATAGATAGACTGGACTATCCATCCAAGTTGAAAGGCAATGCTTCCCATTGGAATTTCAAATTGGATGATGCCAGGCATCTGGGCTGACATGGCAAAGTGAGCTGCCATAAGCATGAATCCAACACCAATCCCGCCCAGAACGCCGCCCCATTTCAGTACCTTTCGGTTGCGAATCTGATTACCCACTGGAACGAGTACTGCTTGGGCAAGTGCAAGGTTGAATGAACTATACAAAAGAGGAGATAACCAGACCTGGATTGGATTGCTGTCAGTGGTCAATGTAATAAATCGGTTTGCGCCGGGATGATGTATGGTGCTGGTGATCATAAGCAGGGACAGCAGGAGCATCATGGGCACCACGATACTGTTCATTTGCAGAATGGCTTGAATACCCCGTCCAAGCAGCAGATATGTACCTATAAGGGTAACAATCAGACCAGTCTGATAGTGAAGCCCCAGATGCTCTACAAAGACCGATCCTGCTCCGGCCAGCATGACACTGTTTACTCCGATCAAAATTATGAGGGTAACCCAGGTAATCCAGATTCCAGCTTTATGACCGAATAGATGCTTGTTGAGATCTTCGTAAGAGCGCGAGCCGGTATCATGGGCAATCAGCATCATTTTTGTACCTAACCAGACAAAGAGCATGGTCGATAAGCCAATGGTAATGGTGGCCCATTTGCCATACTGGGTAAAAAACTGCAATATCTCTTGTCCTGTTGCAAAGCCGGCTCCTACTACCGTTCCAATGTATGTAAATGCGATCTGCAGCACCCGTAATGCCTGTTTCATGCGTTTCCCCTCTCAGGCCCCTGAATAGTTTGGACATGCGGGTGCCATGGTACAAGGTATGCTTGACCCATCAAAGTCATGACAATTAAAGTGTGACAGGGTCATTTAGATGCTCTGGACAAGAGCAAAGGCAATTTCGCTTGAACTGATAGCCGGATGTATGATACTTTTACGTCATAGGATAGGCTTGGGAGGTCAAATTATGGAAGTATTGAAACAACGAATTTTACAAGAAGGTGTAGTCATGTCAGATCAGGTGCTTAAGCTGGATGGTCTGCTGAATCACCAGATAGATCCTGCATTGACGATGGAAATGGGGCGTGAGTTTGCCGCTCGTTTCCGTGAAAGTGGTGTTACCCGGGTCGTTACAGTGGAGTCTTCCGGGATTCCGGTTGCCTTTGCTGCCGCACATGAATTGGGTGTTCCGCTGGTATTTGCCCGTCGCAAAAAGACACTTTTGGCTGACCCCGACGCCTACTGTGAAAGGGTTCCATCTTTTACCAAAGGAATCGTAACTGATATTATGGTGTCCCGTGAATATATTCATGAGAATGACCGTATTTTGTTCATTGACGATATTATTGCGAATGGCGATGCCGCTCGTGGTGTCATAAAAATTATCGAACGTTCGGGTGCGGAACTGGTTGGATTCGGTGTCGTGGTCGAAAAATGTTTTCAGGCAGGAGCCCGCACCATTCGGGAGCAGGGCATCCCGGTAGAAGCCTTGGTTCGTATTCGTTCACTGAACGATGGCACCGTGCAATTTGACGATAACGAATTGTGACTTTTTAAAGGAAAAAGTGCCTAATTTTATAACAATGCCTTTGCATGACCGCTGATTTCATTTATAATGGGGTTATGTTAGGGAGAGGAGGCAACACCATGGGTAACCAACCGGCAACAGAACAATTTTTTATTGATAAGCTGGCGGAATCGAAAGTACATTTTGAGCGTGCCCTGGATTGTAAACATACGGAATTCGATGACCTTTATCCCTATATGATTGAACATCCTCAATTTTTCTGGTACAAACGCTACGTTGCCTGGTCAGAATTGCTGACGATTGTAGGCTTGTGCGAAGAGTTGTCCTTCTCTTGGAAAGAACAATTTACACCGCATCAAGTGGAGTACCTTGAAGAACGTGTGATGTCCGCCAAAGTGCTTGATTTTTGGTTTGAGAAGAACGACAGCAAAGAGCACGCGCAGCGGTAACTTTCAGTCGGGACATACTTTCGAATGACATGACAGTCCAATACAGTCACGTGAGACCTAAATGACTTTTCATTTAGGTCTCTTTTTGTAAATAATTTTTTTGGAGAAAGTAGGCGCCATAAATATGATCAGTGATGCAGAATTGGATGCACTGCGTTTATCGGGTGAAAAAGTAAGGGTAATACGGGACGAGATTCAGTCCAATGATGTGACGGGCATTGTAGTGGCCTGGGACGGGGAGCAGGTGCTCATTCGCCGTCAGAATCGTCGTGTGGTCAAGCTCGACCGGAATTATCGGTACCAGTTGTTCAGCGAACCACGTAAGAGCCTGCTTGAAGAATAGGACATGTGTTTTAGGTTCATTTACCATGGATGTTTTGGCATAATTGCACCTCTCGGGTGAAATGATAGGTACAGTGAGAGATTGTATCATATCAGCGGAGAGGATGTGCGATAACCATGACATTGATGAATGATAAGGTTCACGCCTATAAAGATCAGATTGGTGAATTAAGTGATGTGCTCCCAGCTGTGGTGAAGTCTTATCATGAATTCACTGGAGAATGTTTTCAGGCAGGAGCAATTGATGCCAAGACCAAACAGTTGATTGCGCTGGGCATTGGATTGTTCGCTAATAATGAAGTGTGTACGTTCTACCATGTGGAAGAGGCACGTGCCAAGGGAGCAACAGATCAGGAGATTATGGAGACGGTTGCTGTGGCTGGAGCCGTAGGCGGAGGCCATGCGCTGTCTCAGGGTGCAATGAGGGTACAGAAAGCTTTGCATTAGTAATGATGATGTGTTGTAGCTGATTACGATCTCGAATTTTAAGCATTGTAGAAAAATCAA includes:
- a CDS encoding YkvI family membrane protein, coding for MKQALRVLQIAFTYIGTVVGAGFATGQEILQFFTQYGKWATITIGLSTMLFVWLGTKMMLIAHDTGSRSYEDLNKHLFGHKAGIWITWVTLIILIGVNSVMLAGAGSVFVEHLGLHYQTGLIVTLIGTYLLLGRGIQAILQMNSIVVPMMLLLSLLMITSTIHHPGANRFITLTTDSNPIQVWLSPLLYSSFNLALAQAVLVPVGNQIRNRKVLKWGGVLGGIGVGFMLMAAHFAMSAQMPGIIQFEIPMGSIAFQLGWIVQSIYVSLIFMEIFSTFVADIYGMTLQLRQHVHVHPKLIMLTIMMLCYSLSQFGFSSLLSILYPIFGSLALIWAAKLVMDQWGSFRGRNKHL
- a CDS encoding xanthine phosphoribosyltransferase, which encodes MEVLKQRILQEGVVMSDQVLKLDGLLNHQIDPALTMEMGREFAARFRESGVTRVVTVESSGIPVAFAAAHELGVPLVFARRKKTLLADPDAYCERVPSFTKGIVTDIMVSREYIHENDRILFIDDIIANGDAARGVIKIIERSGAELVGFGVVVEKCFQAGARTIREQGIPVEALVRIRSLNDGTVQFDDNEL
- a CDS encoding carboxymuconolactone decarboxylase family protein, with the protein product MTLMNDKVHAYKDQIGELSDVLPAVVKSYHEFTGECFQAGAIDAKTKQLIALGIGLFANNEVCTFYHVEEARAKGATDQEIMETVAVAGAVGGGHALSQGAMRVQKALH